In the Clavelina lepadiformis chromosome 8, kaClaLepa1.1, whole genome shotgun sequence genome, one interval contains:
- the LOC143469334 gene encoding uncharacterized protein LOC143469334 isoform X2 has translation MPKARPSAYRRSVGKSKETSLVVVDANVKVMKEGEKDQMKRLNNRLVNYIDKVHDLESANRLLAAENAKLRKQQATPETDIAAIYDDELQRLREKVENLQVDNAKLEIERDNLVYDLEDTATKLETEKEENKELEEEVKSLRKDVDDATIERVNLESKIENQQEAMDLLKQVHEAEMENLRRQIQPVEAPLLSAEQPSILPDLNDAIQNVRKQYEAFNAKSLEDLDSFYKEKVESLNKQLKAAQEEIRDLRADNNDKRKKIHQLEMELESLRAKNDTMERSVEHLEDRLERETAENQDLLKQLHTELDSTKEDLGKYLRDYQDLNSLKLSLEQEIAIYHKLLSGEETRIGEIDTKVEVTKTIRSRSSSRSSSSSSSRSSSRHSSPERNTSEIVEEMLEKSEPLASAPAKEASTGVISVSWKVKGGTVRPFNPFRPAEDAEALHKAMKGFGTDEKTIIEILSNRTKIQRQVIARAYKDKYDDDLLKELESELDGDLKSVVQHLMWRRSELDARAIRKAVKGLGTDEAVLIEILCTQSSQEIEEIKKDYAEIFPGRNLQQDIEKETSGEFKKFLAAILECARPVDSGTVVSNLAEQDAKALYDLGVENWSPSNQTFLQIFTERSYQHLWYVFKQCWIKLTKDDLLKTIERDCKGDIKRGLKTLVRFSTLLPPTYYAVQIDDTFQGREDKQLIYMITTRSEIDLIDIGEEYVKIFNKSLSERIESETSGDYKKMLLAIIN, from the exons ATGCCGAAAGCACGCCCATCAGCTTACAGGAGAAGCGTCGGAAAGTCCAAGGAAACGAGCTTGGTCGTAGTCGATGC GAACGTCAAAGTGATGAAGGAGGGTGAGAAAGATCAAATGAAAAGACTTAACAACAGGCTGGTCAACTACATCGACAAAGTTCACGACCTCGAATCAGCCAATAGGCTTTTGGCAGCAGAAAACGCCAAATTGCGAAAGCAACAAGCCACGCCAGAAACGGATATCGCCGCTATCTATGACGACGAACTCCAG CGTTTGCGTGAGAAGGTTGAGAACTTGCAGGTGGACAATGCTAAACTGGAAATCGAAAGAGACAACCTCGTCTATGACTTGGAGGACACTGCAACAAA ACTCGAAACAGAGAAGGAAGAGAACAAAGAACTAGAAGAAGAAGTGAAAAGTCTGAGAAAG GACGTTGATGACGCAACAATTGAAAGAGTGAACCTGGAGAGCAAGATCGAGAATCAACAGGAGGCAATGGATCTTCTGAAACAAGTCCACGAAGCT GAAATGGAGAACTTACGGCGACAGATACAACCGGTGGAGGCGCCACTGCTGAGCGCAGAGCAACCGTCGATACTTCCAGATTTGAACGACGCCATCCAGAACGTGAGGAAGCAGTACGAAGCGTTCAACGCCAAGTCCCTTGAAGATCTGGACTCGTTCTACAAGGAGAAG GTTGAATCACTGAACAAACAACTGAAGGCAGCCCAAGAGGAGATTCGGGATCTGAGAGCAGATAACAATGACAAGAGGAAGAAGATTCATCAACTCGAGATGGAACTGGAATCGTTGCGCGCCAAG AACGACACCATGGAACGAAGTGTTGAGCATTTGGAGGATCGCTTGGAAAGAGAGACGGCCGAGAATCAAGATTTGCTTAAACAGCTACACACCGAGCTTGACAGTACCAAAGAG GACTTGGGCAAGTATCTCCGGGATTACCAGGATTTGAATTCACTGAAACTCAGCTTGGAACAGGAGATTGCGATCTACCACAAACTGCTCAGCGGAGAAGAAACGAG GATTGGAGAAATCGATACAAAGGTGGAAGTGACGAAGACCATCCGATCCAGAAGCTCATCTCGATCAAGCTCGTCTTCTTCTTCAAGGTCGTCATCACGCCACTCTTCTCCGGAACGGAACACCAGTGAAATTGTGGAGGAAATGCTGGAAAAGAGCGAACCGCTAGCTAGCGCTCCAGCCAAAGAAGCCTCCACG GGCGTGATCTCAGTCAGCTGGAAGGTCAAGGGCGGCACCGTGCGGCCATTTAATCCTTTCCGACCGGCAGAAGACGCCGAAGCTCTTCACAAAGCAATGAAAGGATTTG GAACTGATGAAAAGAcaatcatagaaatcttaagTAACAGGACAAAGATCCAGCGGCAAGTTATTGCAAGGGCATACAAGGACAAATATGACGAT GATCTTCTGAAGGAGCTGGAGTCTGAATTGGACGGAGACCTGAAATCAGTTGTCCAGCATTTGATGTGGAGACGAAGTGAACTCGACGCTCGAGCAATCAGGAAAGCAGTCAAAGGATTAGGCACGGACGAAGCGGTCCTAATCGAGATTCTTTGCACCCAAAGCAGTCAGGAAATTGAAGAAATCAAGAAAGATTACGCTGAAA TCTTTCCTGGGCGGAATCTGCAACAAGATATTGAAAAAGAAACCAGCGGAGAATTCAAAAAATTCTTGGCCGCCATTTTGGAATGCGCAAGACCTGTTGACAGTGGAACTGTGGTATCGAACCTTGCAGAGCAAGATGCCAAG GCACTCTACGATCTCGGAGTGGAAAACTGGTCACCATCTAACCAGACTTTCCTTCAAATTTTTACTGAAAGAAGTTATCAGCATCTATGGTATGTATTCAAGCAATGTTGGATCAAACTCACGAAAGATGATCTCTTAAAAACTATTGAAAGAGACTGCAAGGGCGACATTAAAAgaggattgaaaacattag tTCGATTTTCAACGTTGCTTCCTCCAACTTACTATGCTGTGCAAATTGATGACACATTCCAG GGCAGGGAGGACAAACAGCTCATCTACATGATCACCACCAGGAGCGAGATCGACCTGATTGACATTGGAGAGGAGTATGTCAAGATCTTTAACAAATCACTGTCTGAGAGAATTGAG AGCGAGACATCAGGTGATTACAAGAAAATGCTCTTGGCCATAATCAATTAA
- the LOC143469461 gene encoding serine/threonine kinase-like domain-containing protein STKLD1, which translates to MENYKLLQRLGKGAQGSVYLVENRHDGLNYVLKKVECNDESEANKAFKEAMALQELRHQFVCGYKEFFVTWDKDECAMFVCIVMDFYEMGDLAKVLKTKRVKQENIDEVILKKWLGQMVEALVFVHKKEVIHRDLKPSNIFMTKNLSISIGDFGVATVMGDARTRTRTTVGSMNWMAPEVMERPYDERSDVWSLGCIVLELATCAFLDPVQISSTLFEIKQNPQCLEDILTDLPKYKYSPNLCQVIRTMLRRNFQQRPTAIDLLTLPYIKECMLLNPESELVEKRKTFTAAVEALPEFKSAKEMFEYMAKHLQNEEAQKQCLKLLIARAKNKAYCKSIDTRMKKQLMNIMETHIESSHIQLQACKILLNLIENNEATERIFYTKECIKPVLFAMRSHPTSAELQASACSLIIVLSGDEEAADIIGQLGGLQDVLSAMRQFPNDASICSNCCGALWSLSINESNAKIVTEEKGIHDVCNALQTHINTPSVIETACSAIWSLSLEDDNIDVLSDVAIALILESIQLHIKDVKVVKNAFMALASIVTCGEECSYRVITPSKDIAGLQVIIKAYKQHKDVIDIAESLSTLLLELTEYDDVLDELKAPSLKIKETLLGSLEKFKRNDDIVSNSKAILAKLGIKTTGKPTTKR; encoded by the coding sequence ATGGAGAACTACAAGCTCTTGCAACGGCTTGGCAAAGGAGCACAGGGCTCAGTGTACTTAGTTGAGAATAGACACGATGGTCTGAACTATGTCCTCAAAAAAGTGGAATGTAACGACGAAAGTGAGGCCAACAAGGCATTTAAGGAGGCGATGGCTCTGCAGGAATTGCGCCATCAATTTGTTTGTGGCTACAAAGAATTCTTTGTCACCTGGGACAAAGATGAATGTGCCATGTTTGTCTGCATTGTTATGGATTTCTATGAGATGGGAGATTTGGCCAAAGTCCTTAAAACTAAACGAGTGAAACAGGAGAACATTGATGAGGTCATTCTGAAGAAGTGGCTTGGACAGATGGTTGAAGCGCTGGTTTTCGTTCACAAAAAGGAAGTCATCCATAGAGATCTCAAGCCCAGCAACatatttatgacaaaaaatttaagcatCAGTATTGGAGATTTTGGTGTTGCCACGGTGATGGGTGATGCTAGGACGAGAACGCGTACAACTGTCGGATCAATGAACTGGATGGCGCCAGAAGTGATGGAGCGCCCTTATGATGAACGAAGTGACGTGTGGTCCTTGGGCTGCATTGTTCTGGAACTAGCCACATGTGCTTTCCTCGACCCAGTCCAGATCTCCAGcactttgtttgaaatcaagCAGAACCCGCAGTGTCTTGAAGATATTCTCACCGATCTTCCCAAGTACAAATACTCACCAAATCTCTGTCAAGTCATAAGGACGATGCTGCGCAGAAATTTTCAACAGAGACCAACTGCTATCGATCTTCTAACGCTGCCTTATATCAAGGAGTGCATGCTGTTAAACCCAGAATCGGAGCTGGtcgaaaaaagaaaaactttcactGCTGCTGTAGAGGCCCTGCCTGAATTCAAAAGTGCAAAAGAAATGTTCGAATATATGGCAAAGCACTTGCAGAATGAAGAAGCACAGAAGCAGTGCTTGAAACTTCTCATTGCAAGAGCAAAGAACAAAGCTTATTGTAAAAGCATTGACACAAGGATGAAAAAGCAACTCATGAACATCATGGAAACCCACATTGAAAGCAGTCACATCCAGCTACAGGCCTGCAAGATCCTTCTCAACCTGATCGAAAACAACGAAGCCACTGAACGTATATTTTACACCAAAGAGTGCATCAAACCCGTATTGTTTGCGATGAGGTCACACCCCACAAGTGCTGAGCTTCAAGCATCTGCCTGTTCGCTCATCATTGTCTTGTCTGGCGATGAAGAGGCAGCTGACATAATTGGTCAACTGGGAGGTTTGCAAGATGTGTTGTCAGCAATGCGACAATTCCCAAATGATGCCAGCATTTGCTCAAACTGTTGCGGTGCTCTATGGAGTCTTTCTATAAATGAGTCCAATGCTAAAATTGTCACAGAAGAGAAAGGAATCCATGATGTATGCAATGCTCTACAAACTCACATCAATACACCATCAGTGATCGAGACAGCTTGCTCCGCCATTTGGTCTCTTTCCCTAGAAGATGATAACATTGATGTTCTCTCTGATGTTGCGATCGCACTGATCCTCGAATCCATCCAGCTTCACATCAAAGATGTTAAAGTGGTGAAGAACGCATTCATGGCACTCGCAAGCATAGTCACGTGCGGCGAGGAGTGTTCCTACCGTGTCATCACACCAAGCAAGGACATCGCCGGCCTGCAGGTGATCATAAAAGCTTACAAACAGCACAAGGATGTGATTGACATCGCAGAAAGTTTGAGCACTCTTCTTTTGGAATTGACCGAATACGATGACGTTCTCGATGAACTGAAGGCTCCGAGCCTTAAGATCAAAGAAACCTTGCTTGGTTCCctggaaaagtttaaaagaaaCGATGACATTGTCTCAAACTCAAAGGCCATCCTTGCAAAGCTCGGTATAAAGACAACAGGAAAACCAACAACCAAGCGCTAA
- the LOC143469334 gene encoding uncharacterized protein LOC143469334 isoform X1, protein MPKARPSAYRRSVGKSKETSLVVVDANVKVMKEGEKDQMKRLNNRLVNYIDKVHDLESANRLLAAENAKLRKQQATPETDIAAIYDDELQRLREKVENLQVDNAKLEIERDNLVYDLEDTATKLETEKEENKELEEEVKSLRKDVDDATIERVNLESKIENQQEAMDLLKQVHEAEMENLRRQIQPVEAPLLSAEQPSILPDLNDAIQNVRKQYEAFNAKSLEDLDSFYKEKVESLNKQLKAAQEEIRDLRADNNDKRKKIHQLEMELESLRAKNDTMERSVEHLEDRLERETAENQDLLKQLHTELDSTKEDLGKYLRDYQDLNSLKLSLEQEIAIYHKLLSGEETRIGEIDTKVEVTKTIRSRSSSRSSSSSSSRSSSRHSSPERNTSEIVEEMLEKSEPLASAPAKEASTPADPPKAAESSTQEETLDEIKTESSDDSSDSDDQKEESPQAKGSDAEKPEQGVISVSWKVKGGTVRPFNPFRPAEDAEALHKAMKGFGTDEKTIIEILSNRTKIQRQVIARAYKDKYDDDLLKELESELDGDLKSVVQHLMWRRSELDARAIRKAVKGLGTDEAVLIEILCTQSSQEIEEIKKDYAEIFPGRNLQQDIEKETSGEFKKFLAAILECARPVDSGTVVSNLAEQDAKALYDLGVENWSPSNQTFLQIFTERSYQHLWYVFKQCWIKLTKDDLLKTIERDCKGDIKRGLKTLVRFSTLLPPTYYAVQIDDTFQGREDKQLIYMITTRSEIDLIDIGEEYVKIFNKSLSERIESETSGDYKKMLLAIIN, encoded by the exons ATGCCGAAAGCACGCCCATCAGCTTACAGGAGAAGCGTCGGAAAGTCCAAGGAAACGAGCTTGGTCGTAGTCGATGC GAACGTCAAAGTGATGAAGGAGGGTGAGAAAGATCAAATGAAAAGACTTAACAACAGGCTGGTCAACTACATCGACAAAGTTCACGACCTCGAATCAGCCAATAGGCTTTTGGCAGCAGAAAACGCCAAATTGCGAAAGCAACAAGCCACGCCAGAAACGGATATCGCCGCTATCTATGACGACGAACTCCAG CGTTTGCGTGAGAAGGTTGAGAACTTGCAGGTGGACAATGCTAAACTGGAAATCGAAAGAGACAACCTCGTCTATGACTTGGAGGACACTGCAACAAA ACTCGAAACAGAGAAGGAAGAGAACAAAGAACTAGAAGAAGAAGTGAAAAGTCTGAGAAAG GACGTTGATGACGCAACAATTGAAAGAGTGAACCTGGAGAGCAAGATCGAGAATCAACAGGAGGCAATGGATCTTCTGAAACAAGTCCACGAAGCT GAAATGGAGAACTTACGGCGACAGATACAACCGGTGGAGGCGCCACTGCTGAGCGCAGAGCAACCGTCGATACTTCCAGATTTGAACGACGCCATCCAGAACGTGAGGAAGCAGTACGAAGCGTTCAACGCCAAGTCCCTTGAAGATCTGGACTCGTTCTACAAGGAGAAG GTTGAATCACTGAACAAACAACTGAAGGCAGCCCAAGAGGAGATTCGGGATCTGAGAGCAGATAACAATGACAAGAGGAAGAAGATTCATCAACTCGAGATGGAACTGGAATCGTTGCGCGCCAAG AACGACACCATGGAACGAAGTGTTGAGCATTTGGAGGATCGCTTGGAAAGAGAGACGGCCGAGAATCAAGATTTGCTTAAACAGCTACACACCGAGCTTGACAGTACCAAAGAG GACTTGGGCAAGTATCTCCGGGATTACCAGGATTTGAATTCACTGAAACTCAGCTTGGAACAGGAGATTGCGATCTACCACAAACTGCTCAGCGGAGAAGAAACGAG GATTGGAGAAATCGATACAAAGGTGGAAGTGACGAAGACCATCCGATCCAGAAGCTCATCTCGATCAAGCTCGTCTTCTTCTTCAAGGTCGTCATCACGCCACTCTTCTCCGGAACGGAACACCAGTGAAATTGTGGAGGAAATGCTGGAAAAGAGCGAACCGCTAGCTAGCGCTCCAGCCAAAGAAGCCTCCACG CCGGCGGACCCACCTAAGGCTGCTGAGAGCTCCACACAAGAAGAAACGCTCGATGAAATCAAAACAGAATCCAGTGATGACAGTTCGGATTCAGATGACCAAAAAGAAGAATCACCTCAGGCAAAAGGGTCGGATGCAGAAAAGCCTGAGCAG GGCGTGATCTCAGTCAGCTGGAAGGTCAAGGGCGGCACCGTGCGGCCATTTAATCCTTTCCGACCGGCAGAAGACGCCGAAGCTCTTCACAAAGCAATGAAAGGATTTG GAACTGATGAAAAGAcaatcatagaaatcttaagTAACAGGACAAAGATCCAGCGGCAAGTTATTGCAAGGGCATACAAGGACAAATATGACGAT GATCTTCTGAAGGAGCTGGAGTCTGAATTGGACGGAGACCTGAAATCAGTTGTCCAGCATTTGATGTGGAGACGAAGTGAACTCGACGCTCGAGCAATCAGGAAAGCAGTCAAAGGATTAGGCACGGACGAAGCGGTCCTAATCGAGATTCTTTGCACCCAAAGCAGTCAGGAAATTGAAGAAATCAAGAAAGATTACGCTGAAA TCTTTCCTGGGCGGAATCTGCAACAAGATATTGAAAAAGAAACCAGCGGAGAATTCAAAAAATTCTTGGCCGCCATTTTGGAATGCGCAAGACCTGTTGACAGTGGAACTGTGGTATCGAACCTTGCAGAGCAAGATGCCAAG GCACTCTACGATCTCGGAGTGGAAAACTGGTCACCATCTAACCAGACTTTCCTTCAAATTTTTACTGAAAGAAGTTATCAGCATCTATGGTATGTATTCAAGCAATGTTGGATCAAACTCACGAAAGATGATCTCTTAAAAACTATTGAAAGAGACTGCAAGGGCGACATTAAAAgaggattgaaaacattag tTCGATTTTCAACGTTGCTTCCTCCAACTTACTATGCTGTGCAAATTGATGACACATTCCAG GGCAGGGAGGACAAACAGCTCATCTACATGATCACCACCAGGAGCGAGATCGACCTGATTGACATTGGAGAGGAGTATGTCAAGATCTTTAACAAATCACTGTCTGAGAGAATTGAG AGCGAGACATCAGGTGATTACAAGAAAATGCTCTTGGCCATAATCAATTAA